One Brevibacillus choshinensis genomic window carries:
- a CDS encoding ABC transporter permease → MFALYRKLIASSIRAQMQYKINFLTSAATTGMIMVLDFVVLSAILYRFHDMIGWNLYEVGILYGISSSAISLYRLVAPEIHEFERYVMQGELDQLLIRPVSPLLLLLTRNLDLSRIGGVVQGLAVLAVSLSGMLLQGESTALLLLFVPVAILSGGVIYFSIGLSTAAACFWLQQSKDLQTFTIYAPANASNYPIALYPSWLKWLFFSAIPIAYMNYVPMLYLLGKGGTWFYPLLTPLVAGVALGCAISFWRWGIRHYHSTGS, encoded by the coding sequence ATGTTTGCCCTATATCGAAAATTGATCGCAAGCAGCATACGCGCTCAGATGCAGTACAAAATCAACTTCTTGACCAGTGCCGCGACGACCGGGATGATCATGGTTCTGGATTTCGTCGTTCTCTCTGCGATTTTGTACCGGTTTCACGACATGATTGGCTGGAATTTGTACGAGGTAGGAATCCTGTACGGCATCTCGTCGTCAGCGATTTCCCTTTATCGACTCGTCGCGCCGGAAATCCATGAATTTGAGAGATATGTCATGCAGGGAGAGCTGGATCAGCTATTGATCCGTCCTGTTTCTCCGTTGCTTTTGCTGCTCACCCGCAATCTGGATCTATCGCGGATCGGGGGAGTGGTGCAAGGCTTGGCAGTACTCGCCGTCTCACTGTCAGGAATGCTCCTCCAAGGGGAGAGCACAGCCCTATTGCTGTTGTTCGTCCCCGTGGCTATCCTCTCGGGCGGCGTGATATATTTTTCCATCGGGCTCTCCACTGCGGCTGCCTGCTTCTGGCTGCAACAGAGCAAGGACTTGCAGACTTTTACCATCTACGCGCCGGCGAATGCGTCGAACTACCCGATCGCTCTGTATCCGAGCTGGTTGAAGTGGCTGTTTTTCTCGGCTATCCCCATTGCGTATATGAACTACGTGCCCATGCTGTATCTACTGGGAAAAGGGGGCACCTGGTTCTACCCACTGCTGACGCCGCTGGTTGCCGGAGTGGCTCTAGGCTGTGCCATTTCCTTTTGGCGCTGGGGAATTCGTCATTATCACAGTACGGGAAGCTAG
- the fapR gene encoding transcription factor FapR: protein MNLAGGVSSIARLPKKDRQTRLVQSLQENPFATDEDLAELFQVSIQTIRLDRLELGIPELRERIKSVAEKSLDPVKSLGIDEVIGEIIDLQLDSQAISVLEIKEEHVFSRTQIARGHYIFAQANSLAVAVINADVALTATARIRFVRPARLGEKLVAKALVRSRNGDECKVRVETKVQGELVFTATFRVVGMSAVT, encoded by the coding sequence ATGAATCTTGCTGGGGGGGTGTCGAGCATCGCCCGCTTGCCGAAAAAGGATCGCCAGACTCGATTGGTGCAGTCATTGCAAGAAAATCCTTTCGCGACTGACGAGGATCTGGCAGAGTTATTTCAGGTCAGTATTCAAACAATACGCTTAGATCGATTGGAACTGGGGATTCCGGAACTTCGAGAGCGAATCAAATCGGTGGCCGAGAAGAGTCTGGACCCGGTGAAGTCACTCGGGATCGACGAAGTCATCGGTGAAATCATCGATCTGCAGCTTGATTCCCAGGCGATTTCCGTTTTGGAGATCAAAGAAGAACACGTCTTTTCACGAACGCAAATCGCTCGTGGACACTACATATTTGCTCAAGCCAATTCATTGGCTGTGGCGGTCATCAATGCAGATGTGGCGCTGACGGCAACGGCTAGAATTCGCTTCGTGCGGCCTGCGCGATTGGGCGAAAAGCTGGTCGCAAAGGCGCTGGTGCGGAGCCGCAATGGCGACGAGTGCAAAGTGCGCGTAGAGACAAAAGTGCAAGGTGAGCTTGTATTTACCGCCACGTTCCGCGTCGTCGGGATGTCAGCTGTCACATAA
- a CDS encoding ABC transporter permease yields MVYWRIIHKSYLRNLQYRLSHFVNNVASSIFGLVFIAIWEGVLKGKQVAGPYDAETMAHYIAVCQSVLWVTAFLSPGLNVQVGVRSGAVSLDLLRPVHYLWYVLSHEVGRIAYNACYRSLPIALILGLAVGFFFPSNVMTYIWAGISLLLGVYIGLLLFFHAGITSFWTTEIRWIHYILISLLFGLGGQMIPLDLLPGFMGKVAPYLPFSGLIYYPVMIYLQLAAPTGIWIQLAWALLLTGSALLLTRMARRKLEIQGG; encoded by the coding sequence ATGGTCTATTGGCGGATTATTCATAAAAGCTATCTTCGCAATCTTCAATACCGTTTATCCCATTTTGTCAACAATGTGGCAAGCTCGATCTTCGGCCTCGTATTTATCGCCATTTGGGAAGGCGTCCTGAAAGGGAAGCAGGTGGCAGGGCCATACGATGCAGAAACGATGGCGCATTACATCGCAGTATGCCAGAGTGTCTTGTGGGTGACTGCCTTCTTGTCTCCCGGACTGAATGTGCAGGTTGGAGTGAGGAGCGGAGCGGTGAGTCTGGATTTGCTGAGGCCAGTCCATTACCTCTGGTATGTCCTCAGTCATGAGGTGGGACGAATCGCCTACAACGCCTGCTACAGAAGCCTGCCGATCGCCCTGATTCTCGGACTGGCTGTCGGTTTCTTTTTCCCTTCGAATGTCATGACATACATCTGGGCGGGCATTTCCCTGCTGCTCGGAGTGTACATCGGCCTCTTGCTGTTTTTCCACGCAGGAATCACCTCTTTTTGGACGACGGAAATTCGCTGGATTCACTACATTTTGATCTCCCTTTTGTTTGGGCTAGGCGGACAAATGATACCGCTCGATCTGCTTCCCGGTTTTATGGGGAAAGTGGCTCCGTATCTTCCTTTCTCGGGACTGATTTACTATCCCGTCATGATCTACTTGCAGTTAGCCGCGCCTACAGGAATATGGATCCAGCTTGCTTGGGCACTTTTGTTGACCGGATCTGCTTTGCTGTTGACCAGAATGGCGAGACGCAAGCTGGAAATTCAAGGGGGATGA
- the plsX gene encoding phosphate acyltransferase PlsX, with protein MRIAVDAMGGDNAPRSTVQGALAAVKENPSITVVLVGDEQGIRSHLPGDIPANIEIVPTSEVIETDDEPVKAVRRKKNSSLVVAVQMARENLVDAAISAGNTGALMTAGLLYAGRMEGIERPALAAFIPNVKGRVTLTLDVGANMDAKPHHLLQYALMGSLYAERVLGFERPTVGLLNVGTEEGKGNELTKAVFPMLQQADLNFVGNVEARDVLQGACDVLVCDGFVGNVLLKAVEGSASTIFSQLKQEFTSSLINKVGAAILKPGLMRFRKRMDYAEYGGAPLLGLRSPVIKAHGSSDEKAIKNAIASAARFVKQDVNDIIAQALQKNSTPESE; from the coding sequence TTGCGAATTGCAGTGGATGCGATGGGCGGCGATAACGCACCGCGCAGTACGGTGCAGGGAGCATTGGCTGCCGTCAAGGAAAACCCATCGATTACGGTAGTGCTGGTGGGGGATGAACAAGGCATTCGGAGCCATCTGCCGGGGGATATTCCGGCTAACATAGAGATTGTACCGACATCGGAAGTCATCGAGACGGATGATGAACCGGTGAAAGCCGTACGGAGAAAGAAAAACTCGTCTCTCGTAGTGGCTGTCCAGATGGCACGAGAAAATCTGGTGGATGCGGCGATATCGGCTGGGAACACTGGTGCGCTCATGACAGCGGGCTTGCTATATGCAGGGCGCATGGAAGGAATCGAACGGCCGGCACTGGCTGCATTCATCCCAAATGTAAAGGGACGGGTGACGCTGACTCTGGATGTCGGCGCCAACATGGACGCAAAACCGCATCATTTGCTGCAATATGCTCTGATGGGAAGTCTGTACGCAGAGCGGGTCTTGGGCTTTGAACGCCCGACGGTAGGCTTGCTGAACGTAGGCACCGAAGAGGGAAAAGGAAACGAGCTGACAAAAGCGGTTTTTCCTATGCTGCAGCAAGCTGACTTGAACTTCGTAGGCAACGTGGAGGCGCGCGACGTCCTTCAAGGGGCATGCGATGTCCTCGTCTGCGACGGTTTTGTAGGAAATGTTTTGTTAAAAGCTGTCGAAGGTTCTGCTTCTACAATCTTTTCGCAGCTGAAGCAGGAGTTTACTTCCAGCCTGATTAATAAGGTAGGAGCGGCTATTCTCAAACCGGGCCTGATGCGCTTCCGGAAACGTATGGATTACGCGGAATACGGCGGGGCACCCCTGCTCGGATTGCGCAGTCCTGTCATCAAGGCGCATGGTTCTTCCGATGAAAAAGCAATCAAAAATGCGATTGCGAGCGCCGCTCGTTTTGTAAAACAGGATGTCAACGATATCATTGCGCAAGCATTGCAGAAAAACAGTACGCCAGAAAGCGAGTGA
- a CDS encoding ABC transporter ATP-binding protein: MIEAVHIGKSFFQAEPTKGKFSSIRTLFSRQQKEIKAVDDISFSIREGDFVGYIGPNGAGKSTTIKMLSGILHPTCGDIRVGGYSPQTERKKVAANIGVVFGQRTQLWWDLPVRDSFEILQAMYKIDAPSYRKAMDRYNELLDLHEFLDTPVRKLSLGQRMRADLAAALLHDPPVLFLDEPTIGLDVVAKTRIRSFLREVNQTGKKTILLTTHDMDDIEQLCSRIILINHGKKMLDTTLDGLRNQIGLTSMIVAEYRSEPVVPAVIEGVVRAEVAGNELFLYFDKAKTSSPKLLAELGKWGEPVDIRMKEPDIEEVIKRLY, encoded by the coding sequence ATGATTGAAGCGGTTCACATCGGCAAATCTTTTTTCCAGGCCGAGCCTACGAAAGGGAAATTCTCTTCGATTCGGACTCTTTTTTCCAGACAGCAAAAAGAAATCAAGGCAGTGGATGACATCTCTTTTTCCATACGAGAAGGCGATTTTGTCGGGTATATCGGACCGAATGGCGCGGGTAAATCGACGACCATCAAGATGCTGTCAGGCATACTCCATCCTACGTGCGGGGACATTCGCGTAGGTGGCTACAGCCCGCAAACAGAACGTAAAAAGGTCGCAGCCAACATCGGTGTCGTATTCGGACAGCGCACGCAGCTGTGGTGGGACTTGCCTGTTCGGGACTCGTTTGAAATCTTGCAGGCGATGTACAAGATCGATGCTCCTTCTTATCGCAAGGCGATGGACAGGTACAACGAGCTTTTGGATCTCCACGAGTTTTTGGATACGCCTGTGCGCAAGCTGTCTTTGGGTCAAAGGATGCGGGCTGATCTGGCGGCAGCGCTTCTTCATGATCCGCCTGTGCTGTTTTTGGATGAACCTACCATCGGACTCGACGTTGTAGCCAAGACGAGGATTCGCTCCTTTTTGCGGGAAGTGAACCAAACAGGCAAAAAGACGATCCTCCTGACGACGCATGATATGGATGACATCGAGCAGCTGTGCAGCAGGATCATCTTGATCAACCACGGAAAGAAGATGCTCGATACTACGTTGGATGGGCTTCGCAACCAGATTGGATTGACTAGCATGATTGTGGCGGAGTACCGGTCTGAACCAGTTGTTCCGGCAGTCATCGAAGGTGTGGTGAGGGCGGAGGTGGCCGGAAACGAGCTATTCCTTTATTTTGACAAGGCCAAGACCTCATCGCCGAAGCTGCTTGCAGAACTGGGGAAATGGGGAGAGCCGGTAGATATCCGCATGAAAGAACCGGATATCGAGGAAGTCATCAAGCGATTGTACTAA
- a CDS encoding beta-ketoacyl-ACP synthase III has product MNGKRSVGILATGSYTPERVLSNFDLEKMVDTSDEWIVSRTGIRERRISSPEQASSDLAYEAAKKALEKANLSPEQLDMIIVATVTPDTMFPSTACILQDKLGATRASAMDLSAACTGFLYGITTATQFIANGLYKYVLVVGVESLSKITNYKDRNTCVLFGDGAGAAVIGEVAEGFGFQSFELGADGSGGPLLCLPAGGSRIPASSESVEGDLHYLAMAGGEVFKFAVRVMNSATEAVLTKAGLTKDDINLLVPHQANKRIIDSAVQRFGLSEDKVVINLDRYGNMSSASIPVALDEAVQSGRVKEGDNLVLVGFGGGLTWGATLLKWSTTPAEGSEK; this is encoded by the coding sequence ATGAATGGCAAACGTTCAGTAGGTATTTTGGCAACGGGCTCCTACACCCCTGAGAGAGTGTTGTCCAACTTTGATCTGGAAAAAATGGTGGACACTTCAGACGAATGGATCGTTTCCCGGACCGGGATTCGCGAGCGACGCATCAGCTCCCCGGAACAAGCTTCTTCTGATCTTGCTTACGAGGCAGCCAAAAAAGCGCTGGAGAAAGCAAACCTGAGCCCGGAACAGCTGGATATGATCATCGTCGCGACAGTGACACCAGACACGATGTTCCCGTCTACGGCTTGCATCCTGCAGGATAAATTGGGAGCGACCCGTGCATCTGCAATGGATTTGTCCGCAGCTTGCACAGGCTTCCTGTACGGAATAACGACAGCGACGCAATTTATTGCGAATGGCCTGTACAAATACGTTTTGGTTGTTGGTGTGGAGAGCTTGTCCAAAATTACGAACTACAAAGATCGAAATACATGCGTGCTGTTCGGTGACGGAGCGGGTGCTGCTGTCATCGGGGAAGTGGCGGAAGGCTTTGGCTTCCAGTCCTTTGAGCTGGGCGCAGACGGTTCTGGCGGTCCTCTGCTCTGCTTGCCTGCAGGTGGTTCGCGCATCCCGGCTTCCAGCGAATCCGTGGAAGGGGATCTTCACTACCTCGCAATGGCTGGCGGCGAAGTCTTTAAATTTGCCGTTCGCGTCATGAACTCCGCGACAGAGGCAGTCTTGACGAAAGCAGGCTTGACGAAGGACGATATCAATCTCTTGGTGCCGCATCAGGCAAATAAGCGCATCATCGATTCCGCGGTGCAGCGCTTCGGCCTGAGCGAAGACAAAGTCGTCATTAACCTGGATCGCTACGGAAACATGTCCTCGGCTTCCATTCCGGTCGCATTGGATGAGGCTGTTCAATCTGGTCGGGTAAAAGAGGGCGACAATCTGGTTCTCGTAGGTTTCGGAGGCGGCTTGACTTGGGGAGCCACTCTCTTGAAATGGTCGACGACACCTGCTGAAGGGAGCGAGAAGTAA